CCTCTAGACTAAGTTCCCAACAGCAGCACGAGTCAGCTCCTATTCTGGGCAGAGAAAATGGTCGGGTCTTTGAAGCCAAGCAGATTCTAATTCAAACGCAGGTTGCTCTGCCTCCAAACAGCGTGACCCCGGAAAAGTCACTTaaccctccctgcttcctctttccttcctacctACCCCCTGGAGTGGTCATGATAGTAAGTGAGAAATCATCAGCAAGGAAGGAGCACAGTGCCTAGGGACAAGGATGCACCCATAACTGTGAGTCGTCTTCTCTTCGGCCAAAGGAAAAAGAGGCCAGACTCTGCGAggttggggaaggagaggggagagtaGGGGGAAGGGAGGCAAGTTTCTGGAAGGGCAGCCCCATAGCACgtgctttctctcctcttccccttcttcccccAGGCTACGGCCACGCAGCGCCCAGCACCGACGGCGGCAAGGTGTTCTGCATGTTCTACGCGCTGCTGGGCATCCCGCTGACGCTGGTCATGTTCCAGAGCCTGGGCGAGCGCATCAACACCTTCGTCAAGTACCTGCTGCACCGCGCCAAGAGGGGGCTGGGCATGCGGCGCGCGGATGTGTCCATGGCCAACATGGTGCTCATCGGCTTCTTCTCGTGCATTAGCACGCTGTGCATCGGCGCCGCGGCCTTCTCCTACTACGAGCACTGGACCTTCTTCCAGGCCTACTACTACTGCTTCATCACGCTCACCACTATCGGCTTCGGCGACTACGTGGCGCTGCAGAAGGACCAGGCGCTGCAGACGCAGCCGCAGTACGTGGCCTTCAGCTTCGTCTACATCCTCACGGGCCTCACGGTCATCGGCGCCTTCCTCAACCTCGTGGTGCTGCGCTTCATGACCATGAACGCCGAGGACGAGAAGCGCGACGCCGAGCACCGCGCGCTGCTCACGCGCAACGGGCAGGCGGGCGGCGGCGCCGGCGGCGCGGGCGGCAGCGCGCACACCACGGACACCGCCTCGTCCACGGCTGCggcaggcggcggcggcggcttccGCAACGTCTACGCCGAGGTGCTGCACTTCCAGTCCATGTGCTCGTGCCTCTGGTACAAGAGCCGCGAGAAGCTGCAGTACTCCATCCCCATGATCATCCCGCGGGACCTCTCCACGTCCGACACGTGCGTCGAGCAGAGCCACTCGTCGCCGGGAGGGGGCGGCCGCTACAGCGACACGCCCTCGCACCGCTGCCTCTGCAGCGGGGCGCAGCGCTCCGCCATCAGCTCCGTGTCCACGGGCCTGCACAGCCTGTCCACCTTCCGCAGCCTCATGAAGCGCAGGAGCTCCGTGTGAACGCCTTGCGGGGCCTGGAGCACCTGGGagcgcgggcggggcggggggctccGGCCAGGAGGAGCAGCGGGGTCGGCGAAGAGACCGCCCCAGCCGCCTTTGGCGCCCCTACACCCCTcaccaccctccccccgcccccatctccgACTGTGCCTGCTTGCACCAGCCGGCAGGAGCCAGGGCTCCGAGCACCCCTGGAGCCCGCATCTGCGCCCTGCAAATTCCGAGAAATGTGaaacttgggggtgggggtgggggggtcggggagggaaggcagaagcTGGGAGCCTCCCATCCCTTTGGAAAAATAAGGAGCTCCCCAGTTCGCAGAGGCCCTGCTGGTAACCAGAccatcaccccctccccctgtcccttAGGGAGGGAACTTCGTGTTCCGTGTAAGTTTGCATCTCTATTTATACCTCTGTCCTGCCAGGTCTCCCACCTTCCCTTCGCTCCAAAAGTCAGGGTGTCTTTGTCGAGGTCACCCCACTCAGTCCCACTCCCCTTCCTCATCCCCAGCTGTGTCTCCCAGTCTCCCACTACCTTTTGTGTTGTTTTGCATGGCTTTGCAGTTACGGAGGAAATGGAAACCCAGCAGTCCCCAAAGCTAGTCCCCAGAGGGCAGGCAGATGGAAGCAAGGACAGGCAGGCTGCAGAAggggtggagaagggagggggaggcaggggccccACAGTCTGCAGGGTGGTCCCCTTGGTAGGTGAGAGCTAACTGGCCTCCAGCCACATCCTCATGTGGGGCCAGAGGGAGTCCAGCCTTCCAGACACTGCCCTTGAAATCAAACAGAAACCGCCTTGCCGTCGCTGGCCGCTGCTGCTAATAACCGACTCTTAGATCCGTGAAATGAGTTTGAAAACCCTGTCCTGACTACCCATTCATTTGATTCTCACCACACTCCAGTTAGGTCACCAGGGCAGGAgttctcatccccattttacagatgacactGAGACCCAGACAGGTGActtgacttgcccaaggtgacacgGGTAGCAAAAGGCAAAGGGGAGCAAGAACCCAGGCTGTTTGTTCTGAGCCTAAGTGCTCTTTCTTTCGACTCCTCTTCCCgctctttgaaagcaaagttccCAGCCTGCACACCCTGGCATTGTGTGGGCAACTGGGCCTTAGACCAGAACCAGAGCCCAGGACTGAGCCAGTGCTGGGCTCAGCCGCTCCTCTGCTTGGCCACGAGGCAGGGCTCTGAGTGGGCTGCTGAAGCAGGGTAGGACCACTCAAGTCTCTGAACTTCCTACTTACAAACAGGGGAGTCCTTAGGGCCAGATAAGCAGAGCTGGGGCTGACAGCAGAAAGGCCAGGAGCTGGAGCTCTAGGAGTTGGGGAATTGGGCAGAGCAGCCTAGAGAGCTGGCAGGCATATCCTCCTGGGACGTGAACCCTGACCCCACAGCCAGTGTTGGTGCCTGTGTCCCAAGTAGCTAGAGGTAAGCCATAGCTGCAGCAAGGAACGCTCCTCCCAGGTGTACCCCCTTCCTACCCCACCTGCAACCCAGAAGCCCAGGTAGAGAGCAGCAGTTGGAGGTGAGACCCTAGGCTCCACGGTCAGGGCCCAGAGCTAGAGCTGGGACCGTGACTCAGGACAGCATCAAGGGATGGGTGAGGGGCCTCTCCCCCTCCAGACTGCCCCCTCTTACTGTTCCCGTGTCAGCTCCTTAACACTGCTGAGCAAGGCCAGCCCTGGCATTCAGGGAAGCTGTAGTGGAGGCCGCCAGGGTGATCAGCCTTAGCCCCACCCTGACCCTGCGCTCCAGCCTCTGGGCACCCCTGGGAGGGAAGAAGTCTGGCCTGGCCTGTGTGTGAGTCCTGTCTCAGTGTGGAGGAGCTGGCTGCCCAGGTGCCACAGAGAGCAGGGCCCGGGACCCGGGGCTGCCCTCTGTGTTTATGTTGGGGTGCCTCTGTCCGTTGTGCGACCCTGCCCTCGAGGGGTCCCGTCCCGTCAGTCCCAAGGGAGCCACAACCAAAGTTGTAAGGAGATGGTGGGGAAGGAGGCCGAATGGCCCTCGCGGAGCACGGCAGACTGCTCGGTCTCCGGCCAGGTCTTTCCTAGGGAACTGGAAGGCCGATGTTgcttctccctcaccccctcccaccGAAGGCAGACTTTCTGCTTCCCCAATGCCTTATGCCTGGGCACACTGCCACAGAATATGCAATACGTGTGGGTGACATGCCCCCGCGCCCACACCCTCACCCCGGGCAGCCCCTGGACCCCGCAGGCCGCAGCTGCCACGGCCTCCCTTCAGCCCCTCCTGCCTATCTGTCTTCACACTGAGAATGGCACCTAATAAATGCTGTCCATGGAGACCAGGGTCAGGCTCAGCCGCTTCTGTCATCATGTACCCTTGGCACTGCCAGGGAGTGGCCACGCCCCCTCTGGGGTCTGAGGACACACCCAGCAGATGCAGCTCAGGGGTGAGATACATCGCGGGCACCTCTCTTCCAGGTACATTTTCCTCTGGGTGTAGAGGGACAACTCAGCCTGGGACTGGGCCCCAGAGCCCAGGATAGACCCGGAAGCAGATGCATCCTGAAGTGGTGCCGGCGCCTGGAATCAGCTAGCCAGTGGCTTCACTGAGTACAAGCCACAGTGGCCTGTGACACCACAACCCGTGCCCATCTCcctgtctgtctttctttcatGAAACAATACTTAACCCCTCCTACAGCCAATGCATTCTAATACTTTCTGTTCTAGTTCATGCTATAAAATGCTGGTCACaacccactaaattgatttctcTCCGCACTAATGGTTTGCTCCCTGCAGATTGAAATACACTAGAGAAATAAAGGCAGTGTGGGTAAGGCTGCTTTATCCCAGTCCTCCCACCTACCCACATAGGTCAGTtgaaaaatacagagagagacCTATTTACTGGGGATCCAGGGGTCGAAGAAAGAAGTGGCAGCACCTGCAGGAGGCAGGACACAGCCAAGCCTTGTGTGACGGCGCTCCTGGCTGCTCCTTGCAGCTGCAGGCAGGCCCCTGGGACACACTGCTTGGCCTTCAGCCCTTGCGGGGGCCACGGCACAACCGGCCCTGAGCTCCCATTGGCTCGCCGCACCTAAGACCACCTCATCAAAAGCCAGGGCTTCCTGCCCATGGCCTATCTGCCTCTGTCTTTCTCAGAAGAGCTAGGTTAAACAACGTCGTTTTTGAGGTCATCAGTGACTAGTCCATTATTGCTTTGACTTTCCTAAGCAGTTCCTACAGGACATAAACTTGCTGACACTTGCCCTCCTTTCTTCATCGCCTAGGGTGAAATAATCAGAATTCGAAGGCATTCCCCAAGGGGCTGCAGTCTTCCCAGTCTTCCGAGGGGTGATCAGAATCGTGGCAGCAGTGAcctgcaccccagcccctgcccatagCTCCTAAGGGCTCAGAATTGCCCTCGGTCCTGCCGTGGGCTCTTTATCTCCAGGTGATGCCATCCCCACCCTCCTCACTTCCACACAGCCTCTGAGGCATCctgcactaaaaaaaaatatatgtacagcaaaacaaaaatagaaaaccagCACCCCAGAGCGGGGTGGGGTATAAATATACCAAGACTCTGACTGATGTGGTTCCTCTGTGCCAGCCTCAAATGGAAACAGAAGCTTCCTGGGAGCTAAGAGAGGAAAAGGTCTGCAACGGAACTCTTCCGCAAATGTGTCCCATGGTATACCTGTGGGGAAAAGAGTTCCTTGGTCAGATGAATCTGGGGCAACATTGCACACATCGCTCAAGTGTGGAGCTTCCCGAGACATCTTAGCCCAGTGAAGGTTCTGAAAAGCCCAGCGGCAGACACAGCTGTTTACCTGTGCTTAAACTCACAGCATTGCCCAAAATCACTCCCAGCACCAGCCCTTCTGTTTGCACGACGTCTCCTCACACGCCGGGTCCCACAGAGCAcgctttgggaaatgctgatctAGTGAAACCTACCCTCTCAGTAAATTCTAAAAGGAGCTTAGCTTATAAGTCCTTCTATAACTGAAGGCCGTGACATtatgaaatacaaattttattccCCATTATACGTCAGTTCAAACCAAGGCTCGGAGTAGCTCCCTTGCCAAGATCAGGCAGTGGGCTGGTAGCAGGgttgggatttgagcccaggcccGGTGGCTCCGAAGCGTCAGCTCTCAGCCACCTCACTGCGTCCTGTCCCCAGGTGGTCCACGTCTCCAGCAAAAGTTTGGTGGAAGTCGCACAGCTGTTTAGGACGTGTCATTTCTTATTCAGAATCTTGGTGAGTGGGGAGGCCATAACCTAAAAATGTCTCCCTTCAAAGATGACAGATCCTGATGCAGCCAAGAAATTCTGTTCCATCTTAAGTCCTCGCACTCCCATAGGTAGGACCCtttagctctttctttcttttagctTCACTACAACTTATCTCAGGAagccaggggcaggggagggatgtcTAGGGCCAGGGAAGAACTTCAGAACAGACACACTGTCAGAGGAAAAAGCAACAGCCCCACCTCAGGGCACACCTCGCCGTCTGCACTGAGTAGCATGAAGCTTAAGCCCCCCTCTCACTCCCGAAGCTGGGTTCAGCCTAGAAGGCTGAGACATCGTTTCCCTAGGGGCCTTTGAACAGCCCAGTCTGTAGTGGACACGGTCCCCTCCTCTTGCCCAATGATGCTACAACAACAGCCTCAGGCACTGCCATCACCTTGGTCAAAGTTTGCaaagaatcacacacacacacacacacacacacacacacacacacacacacacacagcaaagtgattcagttatatatatatattcagttatgtatatattcagtttatacacacacacacacgcacacacacacacacacacacacacactcctctaGATTTCTGGTCCAGCTCCTCTTTCTCAGAGGAAGGGATTTGGGTtcagagagaggaggtgagatGCTCCAGGTCAAGAGGCAAGATAGCGGTGTAGCCAGGATTGGTATCCAGATAACCTCACTTTCCACACTCCCTCCCTGCACACCCACACAGAGTAGGGGCCCAGCGTTCTCTGACTGATTTCAGATGAAAGCTGCTAATCTCTGAGGTTGAGTCACTCTCACTCTCATGCTGGAAATTTCCCACATCTACATCTGGACACACACCAGGAGACTCACAGCCCCGCCCCTCATTCACCCAGCTGCAGGGGAGGGCCTTGTGGGTAGTACCACCCCTTAGGATGGGGGCTGTGATGGAACTGACATGATCTTCTCCATGATCTTCTCTGGCCGTGAACTCCCCGAAAATCCACGCTAAGGGCGTTTTCCATTTACAAAGCCCTCTCACTTCATTCTCTCGTTGGCTTGTTGGACAGCTCTGTGATTTAGGTGAGGATTAacgctcccattttacagatgacagaaCTAAAGAAAGACTCAAGGTCCTGAGAGCCGGCACTGTTCCACATTCACTTCCATATAGTTGATGGTTGTGCCGGGCCATGGCTCCCTGTGTGCCCCAGTACCTCTGGGCCCCAAGTGTCCCCCACAGTGTGCCAGGCTGGTTCCCATGGGTTGGGGAGGCCCAGGTGGATGTGACTCACAGAACCTATTAGCAGAAGGAGACAAGGAGTCATGAACATTTTACCCACTTCACCATGAGCCCTGAGCAAACTTTGTCCAGAGCCATGGACTTTGGATTAAGGGAACCACAAGGCCCTTAATAACAACCCCCGCCCTTCAGCTGGAAGGGCCACAGGATCCCTGGGAGAAGGTCGTGACTTTGACCCAGGCCAAGTCCCTAAGTCAACACTCTTCCACAGCTCTTCTTCCCTGAAGAGGGAATACGTGAACAGGTCCTCCCTGACTACAGAGTATTCTGGTCTGACTACTGGATCAGAGTGGTAGGAAGAAGGCCCACAGCCCTGGGCTTGTTCTGGGCCCAGCATCAGGGTTTGAGAGGTACTGTCCTCCCAGATTGCACACGTCCAACTGGGAAGACTGAGGGTGCCGCTGGGGCAGGGAGCCTGGCCTGGGCTCTGTTGTGCTTTGTCCTCACCTCTGTGGTAAAAACTCTCATTCTGCCCTTATTTCAGGCCACCAAAACTTCTAAGGAAACTTCTGGCTGCCAGAAGGTACTGTGCCAGCCTCTCTCCAAAGGTAAAGGACATGCCCGAGAATCAAGGGTATGTTCATTATTGAGCGCCTGCTATGTGCCACAGACTTTACAAATCTCACAACCACCCAGTGAGGCAGGTGCTGTTACCCTCATTTTGGTAGATGAGAAAagtaagactcagagaggttaagtgacttgcccaaggtcacacagatagtaagtggcaaagccgcACCCAGGACCCTCTGGCTCTAATGCTCAGGCACTTTCCAGGGCACACCCATGCCTGGAATACATCTAGTCCAGCCTCCCCACAAAACAAGAATTGCCTCAACATCTTCCCTACCAGGCCATACAGCCTCGGTTTACAGGACCCTTGCTCTCTGAGGCTGCCCCTTCATTCACTGAAAAGCAGCTCTAACGACCACATGGAGACATTGACCATATTCTTTCTATTGAGACAAGAACTGCTTCCAGTTCTGGCTGTGCCTTCTGGAGCCACAGGAAGTAATTCCCTCTGTTTCTGGCATTGCTCTAAAGGATTCAAGATGGCTCCCCACGTGGACAGGTACCTCCCAGTCTTCTCTAGGTTAAATGTCCTATTCTTTCAGCCACACTTCCATAAACAGTACATACAGACCTCTCACCAGCCCTTCTCCGGAAGAGCTTCAGATGACTTCTTCCCCAGGAGTTTGATCCGTCATGTGCGGTCCAGCCGCACAGAGGTGATGAACATCCTCTCCCTTGCTCTGGACGTTCCTATTAATGCAGCCTAAGAGCACATCTGACATATGGACAGCCACCTCACGCTGAGCTTGCAGCCCACCAAAACTTTCCCGGAGCTTGTCGTGTGAACCACCGTGACAGACACTACCGGTTACCTAATCGCGAGCCATCCTTGCGCCCTTCTGCCTTGATGGCAGAGAGGGAGACCTTCCTCAGGTGCTCACCCTCCCGCAACGCCTGTTCCAGGAAATCAGCCAATCACGGTGACCTCAAGCAGCTTTCCAAAGACTAAATTAGTACGAGTGTGTTCCATTCTGGTTAACGGGTTCTTCAGAGAAGTCTGCTGGGGGCTACTAGGAGAGGCTTTCCTAAAAGAAGTCACAAGGGAGGAAATGCCACTCTACTTTGACTGGACCTTGCCAGGTCTATGTGTGATGCCTGGAATGGTGACAGCCATGAGAGAAGCCGTCATGGACGCAGTGGGGATGGCAGAAGGAGAAGATGGAGAGCTTATTTGTCACTGTGACAGTGAGCGGCCCCTGGAACCCCTGACCTCAGGCCATCTCGTCACAGGAGACAAAAAGTGTAAGACCCAGATGGGTTTTCCATTACTGGCAGCTGAAAGCCCCATGGCCCTCAGGCTCCTGCAACGGGATTATTGTACTCTCTGAACCTGGTGGGCCCCAAGGGAGAAATGGCTTTGTTTTTCCTCCCTTCACGGCCTTTAGCAACACTAGCTTGAGTCTCCCATTCCTCCTGCCTCTTAAATATCAGCTGGGGCTAATCCCAGAGCTTTGTGGTCACTCTTGGGTATCAGGAAGTCCAGTCCAGTCTAGTCCAGTTTAAAACTTTAATCTCAGATCCATTTTAATGCTCATATTCTCCCTGTTCCCAGAATAGACCATCCTTCAGCCGAAGGGACTTAGAAAGGGGAGGAGGCATGctcttctccccagcccctcctaTTTCTGGCCCTTCCAcagtctcaggctggggagaggaatTTAAAAGgcaatggagggacttccctggtggtccagtggttaagacttcgccttccatgaagggggtgcaggttccatccctgtaagggagctaagatcccacgtgcctcatggccagaaaaccaaaacatacaacagaagcaatattgtaacaaattcaataaagacttttacaaAAAGAAGGCAATGGAAGCCCTCCGTGTGGCCTGGCTCCCAACGCTGGCTCTCCAGGGCCCGGTGTGGGGTTTTCAGAACCCACACAGGAGCGTCTTCGTCGCCCTGTTCCACGGAGGGGCAACCCAATGTCCCCACAGGATCTAGCCCGCGGGGGTCCCCCTACAGCCTCCTCTGGCCCCGCAGCCTGCCCTCTTGGGTGGAACACTGTAAAAATCCAAAGGTGGCCCAGTCAACTTCCAGTGTCCACTTGGTCCACAGGACACTCCCACATCCTGACCATGCCAGTCAGTGGGAGTACAGACGGCCCCCAGGAACCCCTGCCACCCCTCCCCAGTGCTCTTCACCCTTGTTCAAATAAGCAGAAGATGGAGCAGCAAGTTTATGTCTAAGTAGACACCCAACCTGGGAAGAAGATGCTGTCTCCCCTTCTGGTAGTTTCACTGAGGGATTCCTGGGAGCCCGCTGCCCCAACCTGGCTAGGCTGGAGAGGAGGGAACCACAGCATTCTTCCCCCAGATTGACAGCTCAGAACTAAAGTgattctccctcctctctctgatGTCCTGCTTATTTACCCAGGCCGGGGAGGACTGAGGACATCTCTTTGCCCCTGAGTGTGCATATGCCAGGTAGCAAATGCCAGGGTAAGAGAAAAAGTCAACGCCTGTTATGTACCTTTCAAGCCAGATCTTTCCTGCGAGGTAGCTGAGCAGCTGCTTTTCTTAATGTCAGTGCAAGATCTCGCTGACTTAGCGCCACTAGAATCTCATCTGGTTGGTTCCAGGCTTTTGATGATGTTCTGGGTGTTGAAGCCTGGTTCCACTGTTAAATCTACTCCCGCTCTCTCCCAGCTCACCCACAGATTTGATAATCCAGCTTTCTGTGCCATTATTCAAGCCTTTGATGAAAATATCAAAGAGAACAAGACTGAATAGAGGACCCTTAATTTAGGACGACATTTATTCCAGCGTGTTCTTGGTGAACTGTTACTGGCTCCAGCTACTTACCACTTCCTTTTATCTGTGCTCTAAAACTGTCTGTTTAATCAACGCTCACAGGTGATGAGGCTCCAGTCCATAGCTCTCCAGTCTCCCAGGATGTCAGTGACCTGGGCTGGGGATTTGGACTTGCTGAAAATAGCAGGTGCTTCCTCGCCTAGCTCAGCCTTCACCCTCTTCCCCCCGCCACCGCCTCGTTTGGGCATCATCATTTAGCTCAGCTCTGCCCAGccacaccccagccccagccccagccccagagctgAGCACCACCCATTCATCCCCTTCCCGGCTCAGACTCAGCTCCTCTCTCAGGCAACTGGTCTGTCcctgaggggaggggcgggggaggggcagtcACTGGAGCACTCAGATGACCTTAAGAGTTGAGATCTGCCACGGGAAGCTGCTGACGTCCAGGACCCTGAGGtcagctggggctggggtgggtggagcACAGAATATGTATTAAGCAAACGCCAGGAGCTGGGCTAGATGTGTTACCAGAACCTCATCACAGCCCTCATCACATCAATTGTCTCCATCTCCTGGGTgaggagaggaggtgagggaggtcACACCATTTGCCTAAAGTCACCCAACcaaccagtaagtggcagaaccagttTCTGACCCCGAGGCTGTGGTTCCACCTTCCAAACTGGCCACCATACCCTCTGGGTAGCTGTGCTGCTCTGTTTTCTCACCTTCCCAGATTCCCTCCCAGGCAGTTAGGGACCGGCTGCTGCTTCAGCAGCCTCTGGAAGACAGGGTAAGCCTGAGCACAGCCCTCCCTGAGCCCCCGGGAGGGAGTAGCAGGTTGAGGgcaagaggaggggggaggagggggagggggtgaaaTCAGGCTGCAGGGAAACGAGTCCAGTGTTCCCAAGACCTGAATGATTTGGGATTAATCTTCCAGATCTGGCACCACAGATGTGATAGGAATCTGctgctgccccgccccctccagccCATCGCGGGCGAACAGATGGGCAGACCCCTCCCTGGGGTCTAAGTAGGGCACTGCTGGGGctgcctggaggcagggagggagccagTGAGCCGGGCAGGGAGAACAGGGGCAGACCTAGCTCCACCTCCCCTGCCCGGGCCCCCCAGCTTCCAAGGTGGGTAGACTCCGAGGGTCAGCTGTCTGCTGCCAACGGTGAGTGTGGTTGCCACACGAGGCAACGGCTCCAGTCCCTGGAGCAGAGCCTGGACGAACATTGCAGGGGATTCATGCACAAGTCAGGCAGTCCTTTCTAATTCCAAAGTCCTTCACCTGAGACCACTGGAACGGATGAGGAACAGGAGCTTCCTCCTCGGGGCTCTAGAGCAAGGCTTGGGCAGCGCTGTGCCCGGAGCACCCTGGTCCTAACCAGGCCCAGACTCTACACGGGCCCTCCCATCACCGTGAGCACAGTGCGGCGGAGCAGGCCCTGGGAGGCCGGGACAATGCAGACACGTAAAGACAGCAGCTGTCAGGGCTAGAGGCACCTGAGGGCCCATGAGTCCTCTTTATGTTCCAGAAGCGAACGCTGAGGCTCGGCGAGGAGAGGGGACCTGCACACAGGGAGTGGGTGACAGAGCCAGGGGGGCTGCCAGCTCCCAAGTAGTGCTCCTTCCCTATCAGCACAAGCTGCCGAGCTTTACTTGTAACAGCAAAACACAggaacaacccaaacgtccaccagcaggtaaatggataaaccaaCTGGGCATTTCCATGCCGAGAACTAGTTACCACTCAGCAACAGGAAGGGATGA
This genomic stretch from Physeter macrocephalus isolate SW-GA unplaced genomic scaffold, ASM283717v5 random_196, whole genome shotgun sequence harbors:
- the KCNK3 gene encoding potassium channel subfamily K member 3 encodes the protein MKRQNVRTLALIVCTFTYLLVGAAVFDALESEPEMIERQRLELRQQELRARYNLSQGGYEELERVVLRLKPHKAGVQWRFAGSFYFAITVITTIGYGHAAPSTDGGKVFCMFYALLGIPLTLVMFQSLGERINTFVKYLLHRAKRGLGMRRADVSMANMVLIGFFSCISTLCIGAAAFSYYEHWTFFQAYYYCFITLTTIGFGDYVALQKDQALQTQPQYVAFSFVYILTGLTVIGAFLNLVVLRFMTMNAEDEKRDAEHRALLTRNGQAGGGAGGAGGSAHTTDTASSTAAAGGGGGFRNVYAEVLHFQSMCSCLWYKSREKLQYSIPMIIPRDLSTSDTCVEQSHSSPGGGGRYSDTPSHRCLCSGAQRSAISSVSTGLHSLSTFRSLMKRRSSV